Genomic window (Thiohalophilus sp.):
CGTCCTTGCTGCCGTCAGAAGGAGAAATAAAGCCGAAGCCCTTGGATTCGTTAAACCACTTAACGGTTCCTGTTACCATGATAATTTACCTATTCATAAAGTTATTAATAAAAAATGCGATACACGTCTTGCGAGGTTTTCAACAGGTATTATCTTGGTAAGAAATACTGACAAGAACCAGAGAAATGTAGCGTGGGTGTATTATATACCGAAGTTGAACCGGAAATACTACACATTTTTACGATATTGGGCCAAATATCGTCATTACAACCCCTCCCGACTCACAAAACAGCAAAATACCGGTTTAAATCCCCGTCCTGGCCGGACCCGGGCATTAACGTCGGCTCACAAATACCGCCCGCCCCTGTAATCCCTCAATACAGCTGATGGTTAATCCGACGTATCACAAACCGCGAGCTGACCCGGATTTGTCACAAAGCAACTAAATAAAAATTCCCAATACCCGCTCCCCCCCCTGCAGGGTGGAACAAGCGACGCGGTTCCACCTGAGCCCCGGCAAAACCGGGATCTGGCGCGTTGCGCCTTGTTCCAGGCGACTCAGTAAAATGGACGGGTAGTCGGAACACGTATTCAGATGGCCCGGTGTGACATCCACAAAAGGCATGCTAGGCTAATAAGGCTTCATACAATGAAGAAAGGCGTCTCGCATGGTCACACTTTTCGTCAATGGCGAATCACACTCCCTCGATATCGAGCCCGACATGCCGCTGCTGTGGGCGCTGCGCGACATACTGGGGCTGACCGGCACCAAGTACGGCTGTGGCATCGCGGTGTGCGGTGCCTGCGTGGTACATGTGAACGACAAACCGGTACGCGCCTGCATTACGCCGGTTGATTCCGTGCAGGGCAAGGCGATTACCACCATCGAAAAAGTCAGCTCCCCGGTCGCCAAAGCGGTGCAAAACGCCTGGGAAGAGCATGATGTCGTGCAGTGTGGGTATTGTCAGTCCGGCCAGATCATGAGCGCCATCGCCTTGCTGGAGAACAACCCGCAGCCCGATGATGCGGCAATTAACGACGCCATGCGCGATAACCTGTGCCGCTGTCACACCTATG
Coding sequences:
- a CDS encoding (2Fe-2S)-binding protein, coding for MVTLFVNGESHSLDIEPDMPLLWALRDILGLTGTKYGCGIAVCGACVVHVNDKPVRACITPVDSVQGKAITTIEKVSSPVAKAVQNAWEEHDVVQCGYCQSGQIMSAIALLENNPQPDDAAINDAMRDNLCRCHTYVRIRQAIHSAARTLADQGGVA